From one Doryrhamphus excisus isolate RoL2022-K1 chromosome 9, RoL_Dexc_1.0, whole genome shotgun sequence genomic stretch:
- the lrrfip1a gene encoding leucine-rich repeat flightless-interacting protein 2 isoform X40: MSNMGSQGTGRKRSSNKDRSTAEDDALNLIAKEAEARLAAKRAARAEAREIRMRELERQQKEIFQVQKKYYGLNTKLDDRADGKWGDIEQWMEDSERYSRPSQMHTLSDDDERLSVGSRGSVRSDLDSVYGAGGSSLVSHKKSKKKKKHKHKDKDRNGYDDEYSVVSSRSSRLSDDSRVSRSSRGDLLASYASSDLYSLNGLSSTRNTGSTGAYQSALYEDSHCSGSQRVTGSGAHSLEYSSYHRSNSRTSSRANSARTSPVDNCGSVASYLRSSASSGGLLRDLDDVTIPDFSDADDKDYLEKGSRSASALTATTLTSLGGSSSRRGSVETAITVDAEAAVREIKEIHELKDQIQDVESKYTQNLKEAKDALTEVEEKYRKAMVSNAQLDNEKNNLMYQVDTLKDSLMELEELLSESRREYEEKVKEFEREKHAHSVLQFQLITMKETLKQSEELLNEIRQLRMKQDGFAREISDLQETVEWKDKKIGALERQKEYTDAIRIERDELREEVVKLKDILKKHGIVLGPDMSINGSAGETETEVGTSGDSVPQPAQESSTFPAEGNSMLEIRLRKLVDEREKMIEQIKNLKAQLGQKSQKNGIDGSSSSDGDIVENGNDPNTVDMQRDSSRQISDMKFKLVKAEQEVTALEQNVSRLEGQVTRYKSAAESAEKVEDDLKAEKRKLQRELRSALDKIDELESNNSHLTKRLEKIKSSRGMAQSP, encoded by the exons GCTGAGGCAAGGCTGGCAGCAAAAAGGGCAGCTCGGGCAGAAGCCAGAGAGATCCGTATGAGAGAACTtgaaagacaacaaaaagaG ATCTTTCAGGTCCAGAAG aaatattatGGCTTGAACACCAAATTAGATGACAGAGCGGACGGCAAATGGGGAGATATTGAGCAATGGATG GAGGACAGTGAGAGATACTCACGCCCCTCACAGATGCACACG CTTTCAGATGATGATGAACGCTTGTCAGTGGGAAGCCGAGGCAGTGTCAGG TCGGATCTTGATTCAGTTTATGGGGCAGGG GGCTCATCCTTGGTCTCACATAAGAAGtccaagaaaaagaagaaacataAGCATAAAGATAAAGAT AGGAACGGCTATGATGATGAGTACAGTGTTGTGTCCAGCAGG AGTTCAAGACTGAGTGATGACAGCAGGGTCTCACGTTCATCCAGGGGAGATTTGTTG GCATCTTATGCTTCCTCTGACCTGTACAGCCTCAATGGCCTGTCCTCCACTAGGAACACAGGTTCAACTGGTGCGTACCAG AGTGCCTTATATGAGGACAGTCACTGCTCCGGGTCACAGCGAGTCACTGGCTCTGGCGCCCAT TCTTTAGAATACAGTAGCTACCACCGCTCCAACTCCAGAACCTCCAGCAGGGCCAATTCAGCCCGCACCAGCCCAGTG GACAACTGTGGTTCTGTTGCCAGTTATTTAAGAAGCTCAGCAAGTAGTGGTGGCCTCCTCAGGGATCTGGACGATGTTACTATTCCTGATTTTTCTGAT GCAGATGACAAGGATTATCTCGAGAAA ggttcCAGATCAGCTTCTGCATTAACAGCAACGACTCTCACCTCACTCGGCGGGTCTTCCTCACGGAGAGGAAGTGTAGAGACTGCCATAACTGTGGATGCCGAGGCTGCAGTGAGAGAAATTAAG GAAATTCATGAACTGAAGGATCAAATTCAAGATGTGGAGTCCAAGTACACACAGAACCTAAAAGAAGCTAAG GATGCATTGACAGAAGTGGAAGAGAAGTATCGTAAGGCCATGGTATCCAACGCCCAGCTGGACAATGAGAAGAACAACCTCATGTACCAGGTGGATACGCTTAAGGACTCGCTGATGGAACTAGAGGAACTCCTGTCTGAGTCCCGGCGGGAGTATGAAGAGAAGGTCAAG GAATTTGAGCGAGAGAAGCATGCCCACAGTGTGCTTCAGTTCCAATTGATAACAATGAAAGAAACACTGAAACAAAGTGAGGAGCTCTTAAAT GAGATCCGTCAGTTGCGTATGAAACAGGACGGTTTTGCTAGAGAGATATCTGACCTACAGGAGACAGTGGAGTGGAAGGATAAGAAAATTGGG GCCTTAGAGCGACAGAAAGAATACACTGATGCAATCCGAATTGAGCGAGATGAGCTCAGAGAAGAGGTTGTGAAGCTAAAAGATATTCTAAAG AAACATGGAATAGTACTGGGACCTGATATGAGCATCAACGGCAGTGCTGGTGAGACAGAAACAGAAGTCGGCACCAGCGGAGACTCTGTTCCTCAACCAGCTCAGGAATCGTCCACTTTCCCAGCAGAGGGGAACAGCATGCTCG agATTCGCCTCAGGAAATTAGTGGACGAGCGAGAAAAAATGATAGAGCAG ATAAAGAACCTAAAAGCCCAACTGGGCCAAAAGAGCCAGAAAAACGGCATCGACGGCAGTTCAAGCTCTGATGGTGACATCGTGGAAAACGGCAACGATCCCAACACGGTTGATATGCAGA GGGATTCCAGCAGGCAAATCAGCGACATGAAGTTCAAACTCGTGAAGGCAGAACAAGAAGTGACTGCATTAGAACAAAAT GTGAGCAGACTCGAGGGTCAGGTGACGCGGTACAAGTCAGCGGCTGAAAGTGCGGAAAAAGTGGAAGATGATCTGAAAGCGGAGAAACGGAAGCTGCAGAGAGAG TTACGCTCAGCTTTGGACAAGATCGATGAACTCGAGTCCAACAACAGTCACCTCACTAAAAGACTGGAGAAGATCAAATCCAGCCGTGGTATGGCCCAAAGTCCGTAG
- the lrrfip1a gene encoding uncharacterized protein lrrfip1a isoform X13 — protein sequence MSSMPSRRGEAEARLAAKRAARAEAREIRMRELERQQKEEDSERYSRPSQMHTLSDDDERLSVGSRGSVRSDLDSVYGAGGSSLVSHKKSKKKKKHKHKDKDRNGYDDEYSVVSSRSSRLSDDSRVSRSSRGDLLASYASSDLYSLNGLSSTRNTGSTGAYQSALYEDSHCSGSQRVTGSGAHSLEYSSYHRSNSRTSSRANSARTSPVDNCGSVASYLRSSASSGGLLRDLDDVTIPDFSDADDKDYLEKGSRSASALTATTLTSLGGSSSRRGSVETAITVDAEAAVREIKEIHELKDQIQDVESKYTQNLKEAKDALTEVEEKYRKAMVSNAQLDNEKNNLMYQVDTLKDSLMELEELLSESRREYEEKVKEFEREKHAHSVLQFQLITMKETLKQSEELLNEIRQLRMKQDGFAREISDLQETVEWKDKKIGALERQKEYTDAIRIERDELREEVVKLKDILKKHGIVLGPDMSINGSAGETETEVGTSGDSVPQPAQESSTFPAEGNSMLGSSVETQLRSSGKEEVDQEQHQEAQTGHLSSDRLSNTDRSYLAESHSRRTEEQKMPLKDINGGQRLECQAEADELPITKVFDEQVLSSEFEEITSTEKVNSDLEQKVATSTDITEDNSTNIFEETNEHRTIDESLSSKTQSYLQDRKHSESCSDEGHGRDLQSCPQKEDVINLDTRPQGNLKHSESCTQDIKDSDSSPQEDVKDSELCPQGNLKDSASCPQDDVNDSESCPQEDVSDSESCPQGNLNDSESCPQEDVNDSESCPQEDVNDFESCPQGNLKDSESCPQEDVNDSKSCPQEDVNDSKSCPQEDVNDSKSCPQEDVNDSKSCPQEDVNDSKSCPQEDVNDSKSCPQEDVNDSKSCPQEDVNDSGSCPQEDVNDSGSCPQEDVNDSGSCPQEDVNDSGSCPQEDVNDSGSCPQEDVNDSGSCPQEDVNDSESCPQEKYTKDSELCPQVGNLKDSASESVLGVSNTELQCVTESAEANDDVEEILTNAPPRGANDPGKKKKKKRRGKKKGRSTEERSQPKDHKESTTTCQESIQPDAVPKDNGSGTECGSDGHIVKRIEESSTDQVIKETDQQHITEQVEHIKASNVEQPNKSKQVEHIETSDVENPKESMMDLILNADDQHLEADKVTLEDENISLTLQLSQTQSHHSADKRDMKQTLESVTVEEHFIKSSDILVDVVSTNTSKILDILDISDDTIKTVTLEPESQNHPSVTMMPPTQCPESPSKPSAPTDSNSHMLIGFSDKGLLENTCTNQKDEQTESERSFSSQNPHDGSHEKSKLSESEKKNEFLDLVKPENSLHDPDKDEIFPETQAEHFMERQPQLYDDQIDPAASDMKVQTQSSSPEEAGNATSPQIVQRLSDEQLGSADNLEEHKHSQSNQEHLQESTAPNQSKTNNTSQENEEHSEDDEKGQSFDFDDMDSDVAVEIQTITNSQEEEVEVGVDVLSDMLAPSPTKLQVVQENSQEKPMDPEVCADVAPADKDLHVEALGIAEDQKEKMRQEKIDATDEQIFVTKDTPPSKAGEFSVLENTREDQPPPQAVSLSVEEALNDVGQPQGDLSATKMGRNRVTEKQPKNSKKGKSKGKDDCKMT from the exons GCTGAGGCAAGGCTGGCAGCAAAAAGGGCAGCTCGGGCAGAAGCCAGAGAGATCCGTATGAGAGAACTtgaaagacaacaaaaagaG GAGGACAGTGAGAGATACTCACGCCCCTCACAGATGCACACG CTTTCAGATGATGATGAACGCTTGTCAGTGGGAAGCCGAGGCAGTGTCAGG TCGGATCTTGATTCAGTTTATGGGGCAGGG GGCTCATCCTTGGTCTCACATAAGAAGtccaagaaaaagaagaaacataAGCATAAAGATAAAGAT AGGAACGGCTATGATGATGAGTACAGTGTTGTGTCCAGCAGG AGTTCAAGACTGAGTGATGACAGCAGGGTCTCACGTTCATCCAGGGGAGATTTGTTG GCATCTTATGCTTCCTCTGACCTGTACAGCCTCAATGGCCTGTCCTCCACTAGGAACACAGGTTCAACTGGTGCGTACCAG AGTGCCTTATATGAGGACAGTCACTGCTCCGGGTCACAGCGAGTCACTGGCTCTGGCGCCCAT TCTTTAGAATACAGTAGCTACCACCGCTCCAACTCCAGAACCTCCAGCAGGGCCAATTCAGCCCGCACCAGCCCAGTG GACAACTGTGGTTCTGTTGCCAGTTATTTAAGAAGCTCAGCAAGTAGTGGTGGCCTCCTCAGGGATCTGGACGATGTTACTATTCCTGATTTTTCTGAT GCAGATGACAAGGATTATCTCGAGAAA ggttcCAGATCAGCTTCTGCATTAACAGCAACGACTCTCACCTCACTCGGCGGGTCTTCCTCACGGAGAGGAAGTGTAGAGACTGCCATAACTGTGGATGCCGAGGCTGCAGTGAGAGAAATTAAG GAAATTCATGAACTGAAGGATCAAATTCAAGATGTGGAGTCCAAGTACACACAGAACCTAAAAGAAGCTAAG GATGCATTGACAGAAGTGGAAGAGAAGTATCGTAAGGCCATGGTATCCAACGCCCAGCTGGACAATGAGAAGAACAACCTCATGTACCAGGTGGATACGCTTAAGGACTCGCTGATGGAACTAGAGGAACTCCTGTCTGAGTCCCGGCGGGAGTATGAAGAGAAGGTCAAG GAATTTGAGCGAGAGAAGCATGCCCACAGTGTGCTTCAGTTCCAATTGATAACAATGAAAGAAACACTGAAACAAAGTGAGGAGCTCTTAAAT GAGATCCGTCAGTTGCGTATGAAACAGGACGGTTTTGCTAGAGAGATATCTGACCTACAGGAGACAGTGGAGTGGAAGGATAAGAAAATTGGG GCCTTAGAGCGACAGAAAGAATACACTGATGCAATCCGAATTGAGCGAGATGAGCTCAGAGAAGAGGTTGTGAAGCTAAAAGATATTCTAAAG AAACATGGAATAGTACTGGGACCTGATATGAGCATCAACGGCAGTGCTGGTGAGACAGAAACAGAAGTCGGCACCAGCGGAGACTCTGTTCCTCAACCAGCTCAGGAATCGTCCACTTTCCCAGCAGAGGGGAACAGCATGCTCG GAAGCTCAGTGGAGACTCAGTTGAGAAGTAGTGGCAAGGAAGAGGTGGATCAAGAGCAGCATCAAGAAGCCCAGACCGGTCATTTGAGCTCTGATAGGTTGTCTAATACTGATCGTTCATATTTAGCGGAATCCCATAGCAGAAGAACAGAAGAACAGAAAATGCCGCTCAAAGACATCAATGGTGGCCAAAGGTTGGAATGTCAGGCTGAAGCTGATGAACTTCCAATCACAAAAGTATTTGATGAACAAGTTCTCAGCTCTGAGTTCGAAGAAATCACAAGTACTGAAAAAGTCAACTCAGATTTAGAACAGAAAGTAGCAACAAGCACAGATATTACTGAAGACAACTCCACTAACATCTTTGAGGAGACAAACGAACACAGAACCATAGATGAAAGTCTTTCATCAAAAACACAATCATATCTACAAGATCGCAAACATTCTGAATCATGCTCCGACGAAGGACATGGAAGAGATTTGCAATCATGTCCCCAAAAAGAAGATGTCATTAATTTAGATACACGTCCTCAAGGAAATCTCAAACATTCTGAATCGTGTACACAAGACATCAAAGATTCAGACTCATCTCCCCAAGAAGACGTCAAAGATTCAGAATTGTGTCCTCAAGGAAATCTCAAAGATTCAGCATCATGTCCTCAGGATGATGTCAACGATTCAGAATCATGTCCCCAAGAAGATGTCAGCGATTCAGAATCATGTCCTCAAGGAAATCTCAACGATTCGGAATCGTGTCCCCAAGAGGATGTCAACGATTCCGAATCGTGTCCCCAAGAGGATGTCAACGATTTCGAATCATGTCCTCAAGGAAATCTCAAAGATTCCGAATCGTGTCCCCAAGAGGATGTCAACGATTCCAAATCGTGTCCCCAAGAGGATGTCAACGATTCCAAATCGTGTCCCCAAGAGGACGTCAACGATTCCAAATCGTGTCCCCAAGAGGACGTCAACGATTCCAAATCGTGTCCCCAAGAGGACGTCAACGATTCCAAATCGTGTCCCCAAGAGGACGTCAACGATTCCAAATCGTGTCCCCAAGAGGACGTCAACGATTCCAAATCGTGTCCCCAAGAGGACGTCAACGATTCCGGATCGTGTCCCCAAGAGGACGTCAACGATTCCGGATCGTGTCCCCAAGAGGACGTCAACGATTCCGGATCGTGTCCCCAAGAGGACGTCAACGATTCCGGATCGTGTCCCCAAGAGGACGTCAACGATTCCGGATCGTGTCCCCAAGAGGACGTCAACGATTCCGGATCGTGTCCCCAAGAGGACGTCAACGATTCAGAATCATGTCCccaagaaaaatatacaaaagatTCTGAATTGTGTCCCCAGGTAGGAAATCTTAAAGACTCTGCGTCTGAGTCTGTCCTAGGTGTATCAAATACTGAACTCCAATGTGTAACTGAAAGTGCTGAGGCAAACGATGATGTTGAAGAAATACTAACAAATGCTCCACCTCGGGGTGCTAACGATCCtgggaaaaagaagaaaaagaagaggagAGGCAAAAAGAAAGGAAGGTCCACGGAGGAAAGAAGTCAACCAAAGGACCACAAGGAATCTACTACTACATGTCAAGAAAGCATCCAACCAGATGCAGTTCCAAAGGACAACGGATCAGGCACCGAATGTGGTAGTGACGGTCACATTGTGAAACGCATTGAAGAATCATCCACAGATCAGGTTATCAAAGAGACCGATCAGCAACATATTACTGAACAAGTGGAACATATTAAAGCCTCAAATGTCGAACAACCTAATAAATCAAAGCAAGTAGAACACATCGAAACGTCAGATGTTGAAAACCCCAAAGAATCAATGATGGATCTAATTCTGAATGCAGATGATCAGCATTTGGAAGCAGATAAAGTAACGTTAGAAGatgaaaacatttctctcacTTTGCAACTCAGTCAGACACAAAGTCACCACAGTGCAGATAAACGTGATATGAAACAAACTTTGGAATCTGTGACAGTAGAGGAACACTTTATAAAGAGTTCTGACATTCTTGTTGACGTTGTTAGTACCAACACCTCTAAAATCCTTGACATACTTGATATTTCAGATGACACCATCAAAACTGTTACTCTTGAACCTGAAAGTCAAAATCACCCGTCTGTGACTATGATGCCTCCTACCCAATGCCCAGAGTCACCATCTAAGCCGTCTGCTCCCACGGACTCAAACAGTCACATGCTCATTGGGTTTTCTGACAAAGGCCTGCTAGAGAATACTTGTACAAACCAAAAGGATGAACAGACAGAATCAGAAAGATCATTTTCTTCTCAGAATCCTCATGATGGGTCACAcgaaaaatccaaactatctgagagtgagaagaaaaatgaatttCTAGATTTAGTCAAGCCAGAGAACTCATTGCATGACCCTGACAAAGATGAAATCTTTCCGGAGACTCAAGCCGAACATTTTATGGAAAGGCAACCACAGCTTTATGACGATCAAATTGATCCTGCTGCATCAGACATGAAGGTGCAGACACAAAGTTCTTCTCCAGAAGAAGCAGGAAATGCTACAAGTCCCCAGATTGTGCAGCGACTTAGCGATGAGCAATTAGGGTCTGCAGACAATCTTGAGGAGCACAAACATAGCCAAAGCAACCAAGAACATCTGCAGGAATCCACAGCTCCAAACCAGTCAAAGACCAATAACACAAGTCAGGAGAACGAGGAGCATTCCGAAGACGACGAGAAAGGGCAGTCCTTTGATTTTGATGACATGGACTCAGACGTAGCTGTAGAAATACAAACCATTACAAATTCCCAGGAAGAGGAAGTCGAGGTAGGTGTTGATGTCCTCAGTGATATGTTGGCGCCGAGTCCAACTAAGCTTCAAGTAGTACaagaaaattcacaagaaaagcCAATGGATCCTGAAGTGTGTGCAGATGTAGCTCCGGCAGACAAAGACCTCCATGTGGAGGCTTTGGGAATTGCGGAAGACCAGAAGGAAAAAATGCGGCAAGAGAAGATTGACGCAACGGATGAGCAAATCTTTGTTACAAAAGACACGCCGCCTAGCAAAGCTGGGGAGTTTAGTGTTTTAGAAAACACACGTGAAGACCAGCCCCCCCCTCAAGCAGTGTCTTTATCAGTAGAAGAAGCGTTAAATGATGTTGGACAACCGCAGGGAGATTTAAGTGCAACCAAAATGGGACGTAACCGAGTGACCGAAAAGCAACCAAAAAATAGCAAGAAGGGCAAAAGCAAAGGCAAAGATGACTGCAAGATGACTTAG